Proteins encoded by one window of Musa acuminata AAA Group cultivar baxijiao chromosome BXJ2-9, Cavendish_Baxijiao_AAA, whole genome shotgun sequence:
- the LOC135623153 gene encoding AP2-like ethylene-responsive transcription factor SMOS1 isoform X2, which produces MATDPGIPKVEAVAVGGGEAPSEGRRESDPPRLEQKKARKERVCTAKERISRMPPCAAGKRSSIYRGVTRHRWTGRYEAHLWDKSTWNQNQNKKGKQVYLGAYDDEEAAARAYDLAALKYWGAGTLINFPVTDYARDLEEMQMVSKEDYLVSLRRKSSAFSRGFPKYRGLSRQPQNNRWETPFRQMPGDEYFNNCSTSSDAATDGRFAGIAGLERKVDLTSYIKWWMPKKARQPESASPVEDVGRELRMLECSVQPTEPYKLPSLGLPGRGDAPQRLSACSILSRSDSFKSFLHKSLNSGDIKDDGSHKTMDHEKSVPLLYSGCGLGISGVSVALNELPVPRTAYQMALLSAPLRSSYPIDPASEPLLWTSPPPSQQPLGEPLRKNEMTSSAYAYQCQD; this is translated from the exons ATGGCCACCGATCCTGGGATCCCCAAGGTGGAGGCGGTGGCGGTGGGAGGCGGCGAAGCGCCGTCGGAAGGCCGGAGGGAGAGCGATCCGCCGCGCCTGGAGCAGAAGAAGGCCAGGAAGGAGAGGGTGTGCACCGCCAAGGAGCGGATCAGCCGGATGCCACCTTGTGCTGCCGGCAAGAGGAGCTCCATCTACCGAGGAGTCACCAG GCATAGGTGGACAGGCCGGTATGAGGCTCATCTTTGGGATAAAAGTACTTGGAACCAAAAccaaaataagaaaggaaaacAAG TATATTTAG GTGCTTATGACGATGAGGAAGCTGCTGCTAGGGCATATGATCTTGCTGCTTTAAAATACTGGGGTGCTGGGACACTTATTAATTTTCCC GTCACGGATTATGCAAGAGATCTTGAAGAGATGCAGATGGTTTCAAAGGAAGATTATCTCGTGTCTTTAAGAAG AAAAAGCAGTGCATTTTCGAGAGGATTTCCAAAATATCGTGGGCTTTCGAG ACAACCTCAAAATAATCGGTGGGAAACACCTTTCAGACAGATGCCAGGGGATGAGTATTTCAACAATTGCA GTACAAGCAGCGATGCAGctactgatggaagatttgctggtATTGCTGGCTTGGAGAGGAAAGTAGACCTGACAAGTTATATCAAGTGGTGGATGCCCAAGAAGGCTCGTCAACCTGAATCAGCCTCTCCTGTAGAAGATGTTGGTCGTGAACTTCGAATGTTAGAATGCTCAGTGCAGCCAACAGAGCCATATAAGCTGCCTTCTCTTGGCCTTCCTGGTAGAGGTGATGCTCCACAAAGGTTGTCTGCATGTAGCATCTTATCTCGCTCTGACTCCTTCAAGAGTTTCCTGCACAAGTCATTGAATTCAGGAGATATCAAGGATGATGGTTCGCACAAAACGATGGACCACGAAAAGTCCGTTCCCCTGTTGTATTCTGGTTGCGGCCTTGGTATATCCGGAGTAAGCGTAGCATTAAATGAATTGCCTGTACCAAGAACAGCATACCAGATGGCTCTTCTTTCTGCACCACTGAGGAGTAGCTATCCAATCGACCCAGCATCGGAACCCCTACTGTGGACAAGTCCACCACCATCTCAACAACCTTTGGGAGAACCA CTTAGGAAGAATGAAATGACTAGCTCTGCATATGCATACCAATGCCAGGACTGA
- the LOC135623153 gene encoding AP2-like ethylene-responsive transcription factor SMOS1 isoform X1 — protein sequence MATDPGIPKVEAVAVGGGEAPSEGRRESDPPRLEQKKARKERVCTAKERISRMPPCAAGKRSSIYRGVTRHRWTGRYEAHLWDKSTWNQNQNKKGKQVYLGAYDDEEAAARAYDLAALKYWGAGTLINFPVTDYARDLEEMQMVSKEDYLVSLRRKSSAFSRGFPKYRGLSRQPQNNRWETPFRQMPGDEYFNNCSTSSDAATDGRFAGIAGLERKVDLTSYIKWWMPKKARQPESASPVEDVGRELRMLECSVQPTEPYKLPSLGLPGRGDAPQRLSACSILSRSDSFKSFLHKSLNSGDIKDDGSHKTMDHEKSVPLLYSGCGLGISGVSVALNELPVPRTAYQMALLSAPLRSSYPIDPASEPLLWTSPPPSQQPLGEPQLRKNEMTSSAYAYQCQD from the exons ATGGCCACCGATCCTGGGATCCCCAAGGTGGAGGCGGTGGCGGTGGGAGGCGGCGAAGCGCCGTCGGAAGGCCGGAGGGAGAGCGATCCGCCGCGCCTGGAGCAGAAGAAGGCCAGGAAGGAGAGGGTGTGCACCGCCAAGGAGCGGATCAGCCGGATGCCACCTTGTGCTGCCGGCAAGAGGAGCTCCATCTACCGAGGAGTCACCAG GCATAGGTGGACAGGCCGGTATGAGGCTCATCTTTGGGATAAAAGTACTTGGAACCAAAAccaaaataagaaaggaaaacAAG TATATTTAG GTGCTTATGACGATGAGGAAGCTGCTGCTAGGGCATATGATCTTGCTGCTTTAAAATACTGGGGTGCTGGGACACTTATTAATTTTCCC GTCACGGATTATGCAAGAGATCTTGAAGAGATGCAGATGGTTTCAAAGGAAGATTATCTCGTGTCTTTAAGAAG AAAAAGCAGTGCATTTTCGAGAGGATTTCCAAAATATCGTGGGCTTTCGAG ACAACCTCAAAATAATCGGTGGGAAACACCTTTCAGACAGATGCCAGGGGATGAGTATTTCAACAATTGCA GTACAAGCAGCGATGCAGctactgatggaagatttgctggtATTGCTGGCTTGGAGAGGAAAGTAGACCTGACAAGTTATATCAAGTGGTGGATGCCCAAGAAGGCTCGTCAACCTGAATCAGCCTCTCCTGTAGAAGATGTTGGTCGTGAACTTCGAATGTTAGAATGCTCAGTGCAGCCAACAGAGCCATATAAGCTGCCTTCTCTTGGCCTTCCTGGTAGAGGTGATGCTCCACAAAGGTTGTCTGCATGTAGCATCTTATCTCGCTCTGACTCCTTCAAGAGTTTCCTGCACAAGTCATTGAATTCAGGAGATATCAAGGATGATGGTTCGCACAAAACGATGGACCACGAAAAGTCCGTTCCCCTGTTGTATTCTGGTTGCGGCCTTGGTATATCCGGAGTAAGCGTAGCATTAAATGAATTGCCTGTACCAAGAACAGCATACCAGATGGCTCTTCTTTCTGCACCACTGAGGAGTAGCTATCCAATCGACCCAGCATCGGAACCCCTACTGTGGACAAGTCCACCACCATCTCAACAACCTTTGGGAGAACCA CAGCTTAGGAAGAATGAAATGACTAGCTCTGCATATGCATACCAATGCCAGGACTGA